In the Sedimentisphaera cyanobacteriorum genome, GTGAAACCAGAAGGATTACAGCGCATATCTGACTTTCAGTTCTTGTAAGGTCAAGCCAAGTTTCAAAAAGCGGGCCGACGAAGACGACCAGCGGAACAAGCATCATTGTAGAAATAAAAGCTATCACCCTGCTGGAATAAAGCTGCATTCTGCCCAAAGAATCAAGGTCGCCTGAGGTGTGCATCACTGAGGCAACCGGGCCGAGGTTGTCGTTGAACTGCATTGCAAAACTGCGAAAAACATCGCCCAGCTTGCTTGCAACCTGATAATAAGCCACAAAAGCCACGCCGATACTCGCAGAGATTACCAAATTATCTGTCTTGAAGATGATAAGTTTGCTGCAGATTATAAGGTAAACGAATATCGAAAATCCCATAACCTCCTTAATCATTGAAGGCGAGAAAAACCGAAAGCCGATTTTCATATTCTCCAATTTTATAAAGGCGTATATCAGCATAACTATCTTGCTGCCTACGTGATTTAGAACTGTAGCAATTGTCATTTCCCAGAGGCCGTATCCGCTTTTTATAAGCCAGACCATAACAATAAGATTAATAACTGCAAAAACAGCATCTATATTATTTCTAAGCCAGATAAGCTGAATACCTCTGAGAAGACCGGGCGAGAAACCAACAGGAAAAATAAGAGCCGTCCCAAAGCCGAAAAGCAGAAAAACTTTTCTGTAGTAATCTACATCACTGCCCGGCTCGAGTTTGCTTATAGGCTCAATGAAAAAGCTTATAATCACTGTAGCAGCTATGATGATAAGCGATATAAACCAGTAACTGAAAAAAACCGTCGATACGAGCCTGTTGAACCTGTCCCAGTTTTTATTTACTGTTACCTGACTTGCGTATTTCTGAACAGCTGTCCCTAAGCCGAAATCAAGGAGAAGTGAATAACCGAATATCGTCCACAAAAGCCCCCAAAAGCCGTAATCCTGCCTTGAAAGCCCCGTAAACTGAACCCTTACTAATATGATCATTGAAATCATATTGAACAGCAGAAGCCCATAGTTTGACAGGGTATTCAGGAACATCCTTTTAGCAACACTTAAGTTAGACATTTAATTCTCACTATGTTTATATTGAAACCGCAGCAGTAAACAAAAAAGCTAATATTTATTATTCAGGAAAGCACTTCTTTCAGCAAGGATTTTGCATTATCCAAACGTTTTAACAGCTTTTTCCGCACAGACATACTTTTCTTTTTAAATTCTTCCCTGTTATTGAGATGATAAGCAGTCTGTTCGTAAAGGCTTGAAAAATCGCAGTCTTCAACATTTCCGGCAGACTTAAGCCCAAATTCTGCAAGGAAATTATCCACCTTAGACCCCCTGCTTATGCCGATAAAAGGTACTTGTACAATCGAGGAAAGAATAAGAAGATGAAGCCTGCTGCTTATAACACAATCCAGATTGGAAATAAGGGCAAGTATATCAGCAGGCTCAAATCTGCCCTCAAGCAGCATTGAGTTTTCCGGATTCTTCATTTGATTTTTGAGCTGTCCCATCAATTCAGAGTCTGTTAAGGGGTTCATAGGAACAAACAATACATCAATGCCTTCTTTCGTGAGTTTATTGAGAAAATCTACAAGGCCTTTACTGTTTTCAACCTGACGCTGGGCTGAAATACAGATGCCGACTTTAGGTTTTCGGGAATCACAGAATTCAAATATCTCAGGTGCAAACGGTGCCTCCTGCCAAGGAGTCTTTTCCTGAATAAGAGCAGAATCCGCCCCAACCACGAGATTGCCTGCATTACCGCATTTTTTAACCTCCTGCTCTGTGGGGAAATCTCTAAGAACTGTTAAGTCTGTATTGCGAAGAGATTGAGCAATCCTCTCCCGCATCCTTTTATCTATTCTTGCGTTCGTCTTTTTGACAAAATCAGCAATCCCGAAAGTTAATGCGTCAGCTATTTGAAGCATAGTTTTCATTTTACCGGGCTGAAGCCTGTACATAAACGGATTCAGACTTGTATTCATACCTACACCCCAAATTACGGTTTTAGTGCCGGCGTTTTGAGCTTTATTAAGCATATTCGTGGTTATATGCGGATAGTCTGAAAGCCCTGTGGCCCCGCTCCAGATAAATACATCGCTTTGCTCTAAAGCCGCATCCATACTCCCGCATTCGGCTTCAGGCTCGAAATAGGCGAGCGGAACTGTTTTCACATTCAATTTATTCTCAGTAGGCTTCTTATCATCTGTACTTACAGTAATCTCGGAATTAGGTGCATATTCACGAACAATCTTTACTGCATTTTCGAGAATACACTCATCTCCAACATTATTGCACCCAAACGGTACCCCGCCAAGCAAAACCTTTAATTTATCTTCCATTTGTATAACCTTAAAAAATCACTATCCAAGGGAATATCAAAAAATCTATCCCATCATTGCCGCAGGCTTGAGCAATGTGCCTTTTCTGTTTATTCTGTCAACACAATTTATAACAGCAAACACAAACATTAGCTGATACAAATTATTTGTTTGCCGAAGAACCCATTCAAGTGTGGATTGAATATATATGGCTGTCAAGCCACCCCAGAGCCCCATCGAAATCACCTTAAGTCTCATATCTTTCGCCTTAAAGATATTTACAATATTTCTGGCATAAAATGAAAATATAAAGAGTGTAAAAATCCCGAGATTGTACCAGCCGGTCTCTGCGGCTGTCAGCAGGTAAACTGTTTCCACGATTGCCCCCTGGTTTTCGGGCGTCCCGTCCCATTCTACATCTATATGATCAGTGTATGGATAATCTGTAGTCATAAAACGCGTGAAATTATTAATCCCAACACCCAAAATATTATCGTTTGCCATTTCCTGAGCTGAGATAGCGAGCGAAACCCTTGTTTCAGCTGAGGCTTCAGGTGCATTAACAAATCTTTCCACTATAGAGTCCAGCGCCTTAAACAGCCCGCCTATCCCTGCAAGTGCGAACAGAGTGATTACAAAAACCTTGCGAAGGCTGAATCTCCACGATATCTGCTGAAGAAAAACAACAAATACACCTATAAAAGTGCACAACATACCGGCCCTTGAAAGGCTAGAAACTACACAGAAAAACTCCAGCCCTATTATAAATATCCAATAAAACATCTCTGGAATTTTCTTTGAAGACATCAGCATTGAAAAGTGTACGCAAAGAAAAACAGAAACATACATCACCATTGAATTCTGATGCGGAAATGGTCCTGAAGACTGGAATTCGCCTATCAAATATTTCTGCTGGGCAACAATAATTGCTATATAAACAGCGATAAATGAAGTGGATATAAAGGCTCTTCTTATTATTTTAGGGGTAACCAGAAGATTGTTCATAAGCCAGAAAAATGTATATACCCTTATAAACTTGAAGAGCTCAAAACCTGAAAAAAGCTTGTTTTCAGCATTGATCATCGAAAGAGCGCATCCAACAAAAAAAACACCAAATATAAGTGAGCCCTTCGGCAAACCGGTAAACTGATACTTATCCTTCTTTGATATTGCGTAGGTAAGCAGTATAATAACTGTCATATCCACCATACCAAAAGCAAATCCCCTTGAAGTGCCCCTAAACCATTCATGCGAATAGAAATTTATATCTATCAGCTTTGAAGTAAAGAATATGCAGAAGCCCAGAAAAAACCATGAGGTTTTAGGAAAGCGGTTTATAACAATAGAGCATACAGGCACAACAGTTATAAAAATCAGAAAAAACTGTATGTACTTCGCTTCTATCACCTTCTGCTTTCCTCATTGTTGGTAACGCCGGCGTAATCAAGTGTTTCGAAAGTAGGCATAATCTGACTGATCAGATCGTTCCAGTTGGCTATATGTGTTTGGGGGACATACACTATATCTCCGGGCTTCAATTTGAAGTCCAGCATTTGGCCGTCAAGTATCTTGGGATAATTTACAGTGAACACTACCGGATTGCTCAATCCGCCCCTTACAATTCTTATATCTTTCTTTCTCGCCCCAACTTTGAAGCCGCCGGAATAAGTTACTGCATGGCTGACTGTCATATTGTCACGATACGCATAGGCAGCAGCAGAAGGTACTGCACCAAAAACATATATTTCCTGATTCCTTGTGGAAGGTATGTATATATAGTCGCCGGGGAGAAGGGGTATATTATGAAGCATATCATGTTCACGTATTAGTTTTACAAAACTAACGGGAAGAGTTTTCCCGTCCCTTACTATATAGGAATTTTCAAGATCGGCCATTTCTACGGTATTTCCCCGAAACATACCAGTTCGAAATCCTCCTGCAGTTGCAATCGCATCCAGCAGAGTCATCTGACTTGAAATTGGGTAAGTTCCAGATGAGCCCACTTTACCGAGAATTGTATAGCTTCCGCTTTTCATCTGTACAGGATTTATTGTAACCCTCGGTTCCACAAGATACTTTTCGTAAGCCTTTTCAACTTTGGCGGTGGCTTCTGAAACAGAAAGCTCCATAACTTCTATATCTCCGACCAGCGGCAGAGAAATACATCCGTCTGTACGAACTGTCAGATTTGTCGAGCTCAGCTCAGTTTCGTTATACACCTCCACATCAAGCACATCAGACATTCCAATCGTATAGGGCTCCATCCGCACCTTCTGGAGCTCTCTGAGCTGTTCAACCACCTGCTGCTCAGTTCTTGGCCTTGCACCTACAAATGTATATGCGGCCTTGTCCATCTCAGGCGAATCTACTATATGCGGCACAAACCTTTCCCTGTCTGCGCAACCGAGAAAAAGCGAAACGAACAAAATGTAAATTGTGCATCTAGTCATTTTATACATCAACCCAAACTTAAATCACCAAAATTAATCACTGTACCAACTTTTTTGTCAGTCCCGGCTGAAGCAAGTTTGGTAACCTTATCCAAAGCAGATACTGTATTGCTTCCATATTTTGTTACAAGAATATTGTAGTTTGAAGAATGCATAATGCAGCTTGAAACCTGATAATTTTTCTTAGGAGAAAACAGTTCAACGAAGATGCAGTCGTATTCAGAGAAGCTGTTTTTGAAGTTATCAACCATCTCAGGCAGTATATTCATCTTGCTTACGTTGCTGTCGATAATATAATATAGCCTTGAAACCCTCTCATTTATCTTAACGGGTTCGGGCAGAATCATATTCTCTTCGCGGAAATCTTGGAAATTGATTATGGATTCCTTCGGCACCTGAATAATCCTTTTTGCATCCTCTTCTACTACTCTCTTAAGGATCAAAAACCTCTTGCCGGTAACAGATTTCATATCTGTAATATCATCCATAATCGTGCTTTTGCCTTCTTTATTCTTCACCGAAGAGAAACTTACCATTGTATTGCGACTGCTGCTTGTCTGCTGGTCTATCTTGTTTACCACAACCTGCAGCGTGGCGAAATAAGTGGTAAGCGTAGAATTTTTCTTCTTGGGAAGGGTGCCGATAAATTCTACAGCATTCATAGAATCTAGGTCCCCCGGGACTTTCACACCCGGGCTGAATATCGCATAAACCAGCACAAATACAACTCCGAAGAAAGCGGTTCCAAAAGTTGAAACAATTGCCAGAATTTTCCTCCCTGTTGGCTCAGGGAATACCGGAGCAACCGCCCTTTCAAGAATGCCTATGTCGTGAGAGCTTGAGTCC is a window encoding:
- a CDS encoding lipopolysaccharide biosynthesis protein; this encodes MSNLSVAKRMFLNTLSNYGLLLFNMISMIILVRVQFTGLSRQDYGFWGLLWTIFGYSLLLDFGLGTAVQKYASQVTVNKNWDRFNRLVSTVFFSYWFISLIIIAATVIISFFIEPISKLEPGSDVDYYRKVFLLFGFGTALIFPVGFSPGLLRGIQLIWLRNNIDAVFAVINLIVMVWLIKSGYGLWEMTIATVLNHVGSKIVMLIYAFIKLENMKIGFRFFSPSMIKEVMGFSIFVYLIICSKLIIFKTDNLVISASIGVAFVAYYQVASKLGDVFRSFAMQFNDNLGPVASVMHTSGDLDSLGRMQLYSSRVIAFISTMMLVPLVVFVGPLFETWLDLTRTESQICAVILLVSQYFYVVMRSSSIQILLMCDRQKELAIVSVIECLANLLISVILVRMMGIIGVAIGTLVPNIFFGCVYNVPTACRFAKVSPLYFLRYSVLGSLMTGLVIGAVTLFLKDTVYHLIVSGVLNIAADKDAGMIARYFAEHSGILKLLALVFLSALSCGMYMILFYAIGIKKQERTDLNKLVADFFNKKLKGSS
- a CDS encoding polysaccharide pyruvyl transferase family protein, whose protein sequence is MEDKLKVLLGGVPFGCNNVGDECILENAVKIVREYAPNSEITVSTDDKKPTENKLNVKTVPLAYFEPEAECGSMDAALEQSDVFIWSGATGLSDYPHITTNMLNKAQNAGTKTVIWGVGMNTSLNPFMYRLQPGKMKTMLQIADALTFGIADFVKKTNARIDKRMRERIAQSLRNTDLTVLRDFPTEQEVKKCGNAGNLVVGADSALIQEKTPWQEAPFAPEIFEFCDSRKPKVGICISAQRQVENSKGLVDFLNKLTKEGIDVLFVPMNPLTDSELMGQLKNQMKNPENSMLLEGRFEPADILALISNLDCVISSRLHLLILSSIVQVPFIGISRGSKVDNFLAEFGLKSAGNVEDCDFSSLYEQTAYHLNNREEFKKKSMSVRKKLLKRLDNAKSLLKEVLS
- a CDS encoding O-antigen ligase family protein → MIEAKYIQFFLIFITVVPVCSIVINRFPKTSWFFLGFCIFFTSKLIDINFYSHEWFRGTSRGFAFGMVDMTVIILLTYAISKKDKYQFTGLPKGSLIFGVFFVGCALSMINAENKLFSGFELFKFIRVYTFFWLMNNLLVTPKIIRRAFISTSFIAVYIAIIVAQQKYLIGEFQSSGPFPHQNSMVMYVSVFLCVHFSMLMSSKKIPEMFYWIFIIGLEFFCVVSSLSRAGMLCTFIGVFVVFLQQISWRFSLRKVFVITLFALAGIGGLFKALDSIVERFVNAPEASAETRVSLAISAQEMANDNILGVGINNFTRFMTTDYPYTDHIDVEWDGTPENQGAIVETVYLLTAAETGWYNLGIFTLFIFSFYARNIVNIFKAKDMRLKVISMGLWGGLTAIYIQSTLEWVLRQTNNLYQLMFVFAVINCVDRINRKGTLLKPAAMMG
- a CDS encoding polysaccharide biosynthesis/export family protein → MPHIVDSPEMDKAAYTFVGARPRTEQQVVEQLRELQKVRMEPYTIGMSDVLDVEVYNETELSSTNLTVRTDGCISLPLVGDIEVMELSVSEATAKVEKAYEKYLVEPRVTINPVQMKSGSYTILGKVGSSGTYPISSQMTLLDAIATAGGFRTGMFRGNTVEMADLENSYIVRDGKTLPVSFVKLIREHDMLHNIPLLPGDYIYIPSTRNQEIYVFGAVPSAAAYAYRDNMTVSHAVTYSGGFKVGARKKDIRIVRGGLSNPVVFTVNYPKILDGQMLDFKLKPGDIVYVPQTHIANWNDLISQIMPTFETLDYAGVTNNEESRR